A section of the Hevea brasiliensis isolate MT/VB/25A 57/8 chromosome 17, ASM3005281v1, whole genome shotgun sequence genome encodes:
- the LOC110641157 gene encoding uncharacterized protein LOC110641157, whose product MFQFIRELNMIYADEKPGIESIGGRLNLNDFPVYKSFEFIDNSKELKGFIQNNSIKLKTNRKKGHGVLRNRNGSDGFRSSDDSSNGTRYAMSSSSESEGSKGRKKVYLKRDLQDYDSPEMVAFLDDSSYDLFKDILTDKESLCQDEVLTENYELGHYNFSSILNSDSESSDSTKETLERLSCIANELKFIAEDDCKNERHNSKRFLTEEEEKEEDDDDDFNERDDVLIDHHAKTIVHAIHLSEEVKDDDCKNEQHGYRRLIMEDEEDLEGRPVISIDNSVEKIARAIQLIKGVQREGEGALSKPLLSSITAAECSCPTSDAGIQSETSMQGAAEICEQVLETESMSSGPESLRISSDGESLGSSNDADRPSGRIEHSGGSISLPSSNSTASAHSFAFPILATEWPASPVRIKGTGEIRWPASTDPRRQLHRPRRWKALLCCKFVK is encoded by the exons atgttccagtTTATAAGAGAATTGAACATGATTTATGCCGATGAAAAGCCAG GCATTGAGTCCATTGGCGGGCGTTTGAACTTGAATGATTTCCCTGTTTACAAGTCTTTCGAATTCATTGATAACTCTAAGGAGCTGAAAGGATTCATTCAGAATAACAGTATTAAATTAAAAACTAACAGAAAGAAGGGGCATGGAGTGCTCAGGAATCGAAATGGATCTGATGGTTTCAGGTCTTCGGACGATTCATCAAATGGAACACGATATGCTATGAGTTCCTCCAGTGAATCAGAAGGAAGCAAAGGAAGGAAGAAGgtttatttaaaaagagatctgcAGGACTATGACAGTCCAGAGATGGTTGCCTTCTTGGATGATAGCAGTTATGACCTGTTCAAGGATATTTTGACAGACAAGGAATCACTTTGCCAGGATGAAGTTTTGACAGAAAATTATGAATTGGGCCATTATAACTTCTCTTCCATACTTAACTCTGACTCAGAAAGTAGCGACTCAACCAAAGAAACTCTGGAAAGGTTGTCATGCATTGcaaatgaattgaaattcatagcagaAGATGACTGCAAAAATGAGCGACATAATTCCAAAAGGTTCCTgacggaagaagaagaaaaagaagaagatgatgatgatgatttcaATGAACGGGATGATGTTTTGATTGATCATCATGCTAAAACGATTGTACACGCAATTCACCTATCCGAAGAGGTAAAAGATGACGACTGCAAAAATGAGCAACATGGTTACAGAAGGTTGATAATGGAAGATGAAGAAGATTTAGAAGGAAGACCTGTGATTTCAATTGATAATTCTGTTGAAAAGATTGCACGAGCAATTCAGTTAATCAAAGGG GTTCAAAGGGAGGGGGAAGGAGCATTGTCCAAACCTTTGTTATCTTCCATAACTGCAGCAGAGTGTAGCTGCCCAACAAGCGATGCCGGCATCCAAAGTGAGACATCCATGCAAGGTGCAGCAGAAATTTGTGAACAGGTTCTTGAAACTGAAAGTATGTCCTCAGGCCCCGAAAGCCTAAGAATTTCAAGTGACGGAGAATCTTTAGGCAGTTCCAATGACGCTGATCGTCCCTCAGGCCGGATAGAACACTCAGGGGGTAGCATCTCTCTTCCTTCAAGCAACAGCACTGCCAGCGCACATTCTTTTGCTTTCCCCAT ATTGGCCACAGAATGGCCTGCGAGCCCTGTAAGAATTAAAGGAACTGGTGAAATACGATGGCCGGCAAGTACTGATCCCCGGAGACAACTGCATAGGCCCCGACGTTGGAAAGCGCTTCTTTGCTGTAAATTCGTAAAATGA